Within the Salmo salar chromosome ssa12, Ssal_v3.1, whole genome shotgun sequence genome, the region AGTAGCACATGAAATCCAAATGAGTGCTAGACTAGTTGGTTGGATATAGCTTACTGTAGGTGGAGATGTCAATCTCTTCTGGGAGCTCTGCCACGTTGACCTCGAAGCGGTCCTGCACATCGTTCAGGGTCTTGGCGTCGGTCTCGTCAGACACAAAGGTCACGGCCAGACCTTTCGTCCCGAACCTGCCGGCACGGGCCACTCTGTGCAGGTAGGTGTCGGAATCCTCGGGCATGTCGTAGTTGAAGACGATGTTGACGCGCTCAATGTCCATCCCTCGGCCAAACAGGTTGGTGGCCACCAGGATCCGCCTCTGGAAGTCCTTGAACTGCTGGTACCGGGAAAGCctaggggaggaagggaggcatCCATAGATTTAAAATAAGTACAACAGGCATTATACTTGCTGCTTCACTCCTGTGGGTACACTGAAACTGTGACCCACAAACATGTCATCATAGAGAACTTTATAGTTCAGTCCCTCTGGATAACAGCTTCTACTACATGACTATTATAGAAAATGTGCATGTAAATGAGATTCTCCATTTGATTGCTCAACTTCTCCGTCCTCACCACCTCCTTTTGAAAAAGAAAAGTCAAAAgcaactgaggagaggaggaaaggtgcTAGTATGAAATTAGACTCCATTCACACATCATGAAAATGACATTTACAGGGGTGGCATCCCAAATTAAAATGTGTAAAGTGGTAAAAAGAGATGTAGCTAGACATTTCATGCTACTTATCGTTTTAAATATGCGCATGCTTCTCAGAGTAAGCAGCTGATTCAAAAGGGGAGGGGTAGATGTCAACTTGTGCTTCCTCAGCAGGAGGCGACGAGAACACTGTTTGCCTACTAACGAATTGACACCTCAACCACTTATTGGTTCACGGATAAGAGAGGACGGAGTCGTCAAGGAATGGTCTTTTGTCCTAATGAGAATTTCCCAATGAAAGCCAAGACCAATCCcaaatctacccctaaaccctATGCACTTATTGATATCTGAGATGATTTGAAGTGTAAGCAATATCCTAATATTGCTTATACCAATCAAAACCTCTCAGATTTTAACAAGTGTATAGACTGTATGGTTTAGCCAGTTATTCCTCTCCGTCAGAACCCACCTCTCCTCCTGGGCCATGCCTCTATGGATGGCGATTGCAGGGAAGTTCTGCTCCACCAGCAGCTGAGACAGAGCCACACAGCGCTGCACAGACTTCACGAAGATCACCACCTTCAGACAGCGGAGAGAATGGCAGTGAGACTCCGAAGACAAACATGGGGCACAAACCCATGCTGCATCTGATATGGTACCCTGGCTTTACGCTGGTCAAATAGATGTACGCTCCGAAGACGAAAAACATAGGGCATAAAACTCACAGGCAGAAACTTTGTCGGTGCATAGACAGAGTTCACGTGAATAAGTATAATTGCATTTAAAACGTGACTTTCAAAATCCATGGGCAAAATACATTCAACTCACTCAGATTAAAACTAAAATAAATGACATTTTAGCATAAAAACCCCTGAAAAAATTTATTTTGTCCGTACCTGGTTGAACTCAAGCACATCGAGCAGGTCGAAGAGCTTGCGGTTCTTCTCGCTATCCTTCAGCTTGCAGTAGTACTGCTGCAGGCCGTGCAGCGTCAGCTTGGTCTCATCGTCCACAAACACCTCCATGGGCTACAGCAGGAAGGAGATATTCATTAAGCACCAAACACAACagagggagggactacctggactttcattgcaaaacattttgctacagtgtgTCCAAATGAATCTAACATGGGGAAAAAGTGTCACTCTTTGGGCCAGTTCTATAAACCTAGTTACATTAAGTGAATACCTGAGTAAACCACATTCTGTGTTGGTGAATGAAGAACTACAAATGTGATTGTGAACGTCAATTACTAGTACTAGAGCTGGGTGGAACTTATAGCTTTAATGCAAGGACTGTTACTCCCGAAAATGTCCCAAGGCAGGGGTAGAGCCCCAGACCCAGGTTAAGAGAGTCACTCTGCCCCCCTGATATGGCCACTTGTGAGATGGACAGTCACGAGCAGGCAAAGCTTAGAGGGGCTTGACTGGAACTTTGTACATGAATATTAAACCATATACAAAAATCACTTAACTCTTAAAAaataaaggggcaatcagcagtttctACACCAACTTTTGGACATTTAAATTAAAAGAATATAACAAATGCCTCATGAGCCCAGTTCAACTTTCGTACCCAATCAgaccccaaaatataagcttgtttcacTCCAATATTTGTAAacgaagtaaaagtaaaaactatatagcctcaaaacatggtcaaAATGATCATTCTGATATcattggtcagtccttgcatccatagctctacaaatttgagagtggttaaatTTCTCCAGAcctatccctcagctttttaccgaaacgggaCGAGGAAGATGCTTCATGTTTTTACTGCCCATTGCCTCTTTAAAAGTGCAATTAAGGGAGATTGGTTAAGCTGTGTGCGTGCGAAAAACTGCTCCTTTAAGTTTCAGAACATGTACATAACTTGTTGTTACGAGAACCCCTTCCAACTTACATCCTGCATGAACTTGCGGCAGACAGGGCGAATCTCTTTGCTTAGGGTGGCACTGAACATCATGCACTGCTTCTCGTGGGGTGTGAGCCTGAAGATGTCCTGAACATCACGCCTCATGTCTGAGGGAAAGACGATAGGAAAATAATTGTCAGTCACAAAAAAAAGTTGACCCCACTCAGTCTGAAATCCAAGTACTACATCAAATAAAACGTAAATACACTTTCCTACCGATTGGCTAAATCCTTGAGTCACACCATCTACCACAATCTGTTCCAAGATCCACTACTACTTAGTATGAAAGTGTATTAGAAGTGCATTCTAAGTGGTATGCTAGTAGGTACATTGAACACGTGTTCAATTGACCGTTCATCTTTGAAGTTTCAACTTActcccgtcacacacacacacacctggcatcaTCCCCCCGTCCTACTCACCCAGCTGCTCCAGCATCTTGTCACACTCATCCAGGACAAAGTGCTTCACGTTCTTCAGGTTCAGGGTCTTGTTGCGGATGAGGGCCAGGATGCGGCCGGGCGTTCCCACCACGATGTGGGGGCAGTTCTTCTTCAGCACGTCCTCGTCCTTCTTGATGGACAGGCCCCCGAAGAACACGGCCGCCTTGACGGTGGGCATGTACTTGGAGAAGCGTTCATACTCTTTGCTGATCTGGAAGGCCAGCTCTCGTGTGTGGCACATCACCAGCACAGACACCTGGTAgacagagaggtaggtaggggaggatggacatcagaaaaacAAAAACCACAAGATTATCCAATAGGATAGAAAAGCACTGTGTAAAACAGTGAGATTAAAAGCAGAACAAATTCAGACTGCAATAGGGTAGCACATTAGGGTTTGACCGAGGTAGGCTggcattgtaaataagcatttgttaaccgacttgccaaataaAAAGTTGGCGATTAGATGTAAACACTTTACGCAAGTTTCCCAGATATATATTAAGCTCATTCCTAAACTTAAAAGCACTCAATGGATTCTCCATTGAAAGCTATTTTTAGTCCAGGAGGAATAGGCTTCAATGTAACCGCAATTCAATGGCTGCGTCCAGTGTAAAGATGAATTTCATTATTCAAACACTCACCTGCCCGTCCACAGGTTCAATCTGCTGCAGGGTGGCCAGTACAAACACAGCCGTCTTGCCCATACCAGACTTGGCCTGGCACAGGATGTCCATGCCCAGGATGGCCTGTGGGATACACTCGTGTTGGACTGAAAGACAGAAACACAAGTCAGaagtatttatttaactagtcaactcagttaagaataaattcttatttacaatgacggcctacgaaaAGGCGGGGACACAAAACTAcatagagagacctaagacaacatagcaaggcagcaacacatgacaacacagcatggtagcagcacaaaacatggtacaaacattgggcacagacaacagcacaaacggaaaggtagagacaacaacacGTCACACAAAGAGCAGCTACAACTgccagtaagtgtccatgatggagtctttgaatgaagagataaaactgtccagtttgagtgtttgttgctgaAGAGacaagcgacccagggatgtgtgcactttggggacatttaacagaatgtgactcgCAGAACAGgtattgtatgtggaggatgagggctgccgtagatctcagatagggggggaaGTGAggtctaagagggttttataaataagcatcaaccagtgggtcttgctacaggtatacagagatgaccagtttaagtatttacattttagtcatttagcagacgctcttatccagagcgacttacagtagagtgcatacattttattacatttttaaatactggtcccctgtgggaatagaacccacaaccctggcgttgcaagcgccatgctctactaactgagctacataGTATGATGGGTTTGATGTAATCCTTGAAGGAGGATACATGTATAACTCAGTGAATTACTTTCAAGCGGGGCccatatatagagcactacttttgaacaaagccctatgggccctgctcaaaagtagtacaccatgtcaggaatagggtgctatttgagacacACAGAATGGACAAAGTCAAAGACAGTCCTTGGTTGAAGGTGGGCAGTGCCTGTGAGACTCACCTTCAGAGGGATGTTCAAAGCCACAGTCGACAATGGCGCGGAGCAGCTCTGGTTTGAGCAGGAAGTCTCGGAAACCGGAGCTGTGGATGGAGACGTAAGAGCCCTTTACCTCCTTCTTGCCCGCAGGTGTGGCGGTCTCCGGGGCAACCTGAGGCTCCTCATCCTCTTCATAGTCCAACAGCTCGTTGTCAACATCGTTCTCTGCCATTCTAGAGAAGGGGTACTTGCATTAGTTGAAGCTAGGAAAGACTAGTTTGGGGGGGAGGACTGCATGAACAGTAAATTCAGAAGGTTAATTGAAATGCCAATTCAATAATCTATGTAAAATTCTTCATCTAACCTTAGTTATATTAAATGATTACGATTCTTGTAacttcacttcctgaattgaatccTAGTGAAACATCGCCGTCTAGCACAGAGTTTCCCATACTAGGTCCTGGGGactccaaggggtgcacgttttgtttgccctagcattacacagctgactcaaataatcaaagcttgatgagttcattatttaaatcagctgtgtagtgctacggCAAGACCCAAAACgtggaccgagtttgggaaacgctggtctGAGGTGTATTCCTACatagcattagctagctaggctgCTAATAATGCTAGTAGCAGGCCGCACTCACACCACCAAAGTTTGATAGTATGCAAATGGAAAGCGAATACATTTGACACTATCATTACAATTTACCTAGCTAGAAACAAGGATTGGACCAGCGACCACCCAGTTTACAGTAGTTAGCCAGTTGCCAGATTCAATTAAGCTGAACAGGGAGTCATGCCTCAGACAATGGCAGCCGCCTCCTCTCATTCAAACTTTATGACAGAAAAGTGCTATAAAAATGGACAATAATAGGTTCCAAATGCAGGGTGAACATTCAGAAACGTTGACTCAAATTAATAACAAGCAAGACATTTCTAGGGCCTAACTTCACCTAAAATGTAATTCTCGGAACCAACCTGCGACACACTGCTAGCAGAAGTTAACTGCTAACTGACATGACCGTGCTAGTACTAACATTAGCTTGACGCAATGCTAAATGTATTAGCTAGCCAGATCGCACAAGGTTTTAGCAAAAATTAACAAAAATATAGCCGAACATTGCAACTTATGGCGTTATGGAAAGAGAAATAGATGTCTCCATTTTACAATCCATGCGATATTGAAAATTACTCAATACAGCACATTTCCTATGCAATTAAAATACACTTACTTCTCGGTGTTAATTCAAATCGGCTTCGACTTTAACTGCTTGCTAGGTTCACAGAGGGGCAGTCCTCAAGTACTTTCGTCCGGAAACACTGTGCTCGTGTATTCGTGGCCACTATTGGTCAATTTTAAAGACAATCTCCCCAAACCGGTCTGAAAACGAACCATGATTGGCCTATTCAAATGCCGATCTTGAAAATGCCAGCAAATAAGGCGGGATTTCACCAGCTACCCTAAATTTAATTGTGGGCATAATTTCTTGTTTGACCACACTGTTATGAAAAAAGTACACGGTGATAGGCTTATTCAGCAATAATGTAAACATTTCTGATTTCTGTAAATTATAGCTACGTATGACTAGGTTTCCTCACCCAGAAATGATTTCTGAATTTAGATTCGAATCGATTAGATTaatttattagtcacatacataGCGTCGCAGATGtaattgcagggtacagtgaaattctttaGATCTgaactccaacagtgcaggtcaAAACGATAAGTGAATGAAATATATTTCCAACATTTACAAACCAACAGCCTGCATTCATCCAGTTTGTATAAATTATGATAGAAGTGTGACATGAAGCTATATGGGGCATTTTGGGTATAGGGGTAATGACTGTCTTGGACAAATAGGCAGTTGGCTTAAAATATTTATTCATAATGCCCTGATCAAATCAGCTTACCACATCTGTCTTCCCTCACCAAACCCATCaatgatttgatttatttgaccATAATAAGTTGATTGGTCCATATTATTGACACTAAATAGATGTTATTTTAACCGTTGCTGTTAAAAGTCCAACAGTGGGAGTATGCATACTGATGATGGCGCGACTTAATTCCTGACTATTTCAGTTATGGCCAACAGAGGGCAACATTTATCCATAAAATACGATTAAACCTAACTGAACCTAAGTGAATTGGGTTACATTGTAAACTTTATAGAGATTTCGTATGTGATCAGAAACAATGCATTCATTTCCCAGAGTGGTCGCTCTGTGCTATTGTAGTTGACGTAATAATGTACAATGGCATGACGTAATATATGGCTTATGACGTAAACGCACTCAAGAGAAGGTTCAGTGCCTGCTTCTGGAACAGTTGAGTTGATGATTTGCAAAGGACAGTCATCTTCATGTTCAAATAAATCATTTTGAGTGGACAAAGAGGACATTCTGTGAGTACAGCAAAACGGGCCAAGATTTtggaaaaaaaatattgaaatgtattttaaaatgtatttgtttataAAAAAATGTCAGGTCCAATCTGAGAAGGGTGCCTGAAAGCACAATGGATAGAAATCATAAACGGTTGAAAAAAATTCTTCAAAAAGTAAGTCTCATAAgtgataaaacattttttgttaATTCTGGGGCTTACTCTCTTGATATGTAATGAGGCTATCTTCTTGGTAGTATAGCCTATATGCTGTAAAAACAGATTGACATGATTTATAATTGGAGAAGTGGGCATAATAATGGAGGGCTCAAGTTAAATGTATTTCCTTATGTTCCTGTACCCCAGGCTGGGATCCTCCAAGCTAGTGCTGGAGAGCAGGTGCTCCAGACAGACGTCCATTCCGCTGGCCATGATGGACTAAGGCTGCCAGCCCTGGGAGACTGCCCCAAGGACAGCCCTCTAAAGGTAAGAAACAGCTTTtagttctgttgcaaaacgtctggttgtaacagagaccaGTTGGTTTTAATCTAGTAATATGACGGGTTGAAAACCAGTTTACAACGATATAATAACGTAATAAAGACACATGGACCAACTACTAGTTAGAACTAATAGTATTGTAATTCTGATTGTAATTCTAAGGTCATGATTTATAATTGGAGAAGTGGGCATAATAATGGAGGGCTCAAGTTAAATGTATTTCCTTATGTTCCTGTACCCCAGACTGGGACCCTCCAAGCTAGTGCTGGAGAGCAGGTGCTCCAGACAGACGTCCATTCCGCTGGCCATGATGGACTAAGGCTGCCAGCCCTGGGAGACTGCCCCAAGGACAGCCCTCTAAAGGTAAGAAACAGCTTTtagttctgttgcaaaacgtctggttgtaacagagaccaGTTGGTTGTAATCTAGTAATATGACGGGTTGAAAACCAGTTTACAACGAGATAGTAACGTCATTAAGACACATGGCCAACTACTAGTTAGAACTAATAGTATTGTAATTCTGATTGTAATTCTACAGTTATGATTTATAGTTGGAAAAGTGGGCATAATAATGGAGGGCTCAAGTTAAATGTAATTCCTTATGTTCCTGTACCCCAGGCTGGGATCCCTCCAAGCTAGTGCTGGAGAGCAGGTGCTCCAGACAGACGTCCATTCCGCTGGCCATGATGGACTAAGGCTGCCAGCCCTGGGAGACTGCCCCAAGGACAGCCCTCTAAAGGTAAGAAACAGCTTTtagttctgttgcaaaacgtctggttgtaacagagaccaGTTGGTTTTAATCTAGTAATATGACGGGTTGAAAACCAGTTTACAACGATATAATAACGTAATTAAGACACATGGACCAACTACTAGTTAGAACTAATAGTATTGTAATTCTGATTGTAATTCTGATTGTAATTCTAAGGTTAACCCTTATGTGACATGTCACTTAGTACCACCATGCCTATGGTGAAATAGGTGGTTTCTATGGTGATATGATTTCCCCACTGTTGTTATTTGTCTCAGAACCTTGTGCCGAAGCCCCCACAAGGCCCCAGGCCCAGCCGAGAGACCAATATAGCAAAGGCAGAAAAGAAGGCCAGAGAGGCTATCAAGCCTAGAAGTGCTAGGGAGGCTAAGGCAGGGGTGAAAAACCTAAGCCTCCAAGTAGTTGGTGTGTTGGCACTGCCTCAAACTCTTCAATCTCGAACAACCTGTTACAGTGAGTATTCATCTCCATTTCCAAAATTCTTGGATTTTTTGATAGAATTCTAAAAGGATATATGGTGGAAGGATCCACTAATATCTACGACTCTCCTCTTTCTGTAGGTGTCCTGCCAGCTATCAAGAAGGGCACTAAAGTTACTAAAATGGAGACAACACGTGGGTATTGGTGACACAGTGTTTATTCCTGATTATACAACTTCAATAGAATCATTGCTGTGGTCACTAGCTTGTTCGTTGGTAATTCTGATTGTCTTCTGTTTCAGAACCCCCAGGTCCCCTGACACCTAATGATGGGGAGATAATGATCTCCTCTCCATCTGTTGATGACCTCCTGACCCCAAAGAGTGATGTCACGTCCGAGGCTAAGAGTGATGATGCCTCC harbors:
- the LOC106564644 gene encoding ATP-dependent RNA helicase DDX39A, whose product is MAENDVDNELLDYEEDEEPQVAPETATPAGKKEVKGSYVSIHSSGFRDFLLKPELLRAIVDCGFEHPSEVQHECIPQAILGMDILCQAKSGMGKTAVFVLATLQQIEPVDGQVSVLVMCHTRELAFQISKEYERFSKYMPTVKAAVFFGGLSIKKDEDVLKKNCPHIVVGTPGRILALIRNKTLNLKNVKHFVLDECDKMLEQLDMRRDVQDIFRLTPHEKQCMMFSATLSKEIRPVCRKFMQDPMEVFVDDETKLTLHGLQQYYCKLKDSEKNRKLFDLLDVLEFNQVVIFVKSVQRCVALSQLLVEQNFPAIAIHRGMAQEERLSRYQQFKDFQRRILVATNLFGRGMDIERVNIVFNYDMPEDSDTYLHRVARAGRFGTKGLAVTFVSDETDAKTLNDVQDRFEVNVAELPEEIDISTYIEQSR